One genomic segment of Panicum virgatum strain AP13 chromosome 2N, P.virgatum_v5, whole genome shotgun sequence includes these proteins:
- the LOC120660920 gene encoding serine carboxypeptidase 1-like: MRIDAYLTHLIFLLLVSLAVLHAHASQQAQLEKFILSRRARTSSSEASLNGWSGVSVRSSLQVQAGYSGSDQSALKAADKIPALPGQPEGVDFDQYGGYVTVDDKNGRALFYYFVEAPQDASSKPLLLWLNGGPGCSSLGFGAMLELGPFRVNNDNKTLSRNRHAWNEEANVIFLESPAGVGFSYSNTSSDYDKSGDSKTAEDAYIFLVNWLERFPEYKTRAFYISGESYAGHYVPQLAATILSHNMYHNRTIVNLQGILVGNPYLDRYKNLKGRFEYLHSHGFFSDEVLANVTSHCNFNSSDAVACSRTTDWFYYGPVDPYNVYAPICIDEPDGSYHSSSYLPGYNACDYYPTGTYLNDPVVQEAFHARKTEWGGCTDLDWKDAPDSMVPTLKWLIKHRLPIWLFSGDFDAICPLTATRYTIQDLNLSVTKPWRPWTANMEVGGYVQQYTGGFTFVSVRAAGHMVPSFQPERGLILLHYFLKGELPPFTQE, encoded by the exons ATGAGGATCGATGCTTACCTGACACACCTTATCTTCTTGCTTCTGGTCTCTCTGGCTGTGTTGCACGCTCATGCGTCACAGCAAGCTCAGCTCGAGAAATTCATCTTGTCCAGAAGAGCTAGAACTAGCAGCAGTGAGGCTAGTCTAAATGGGTGGTCTGGTGTCAGTGTCAGGAGCAGCCTCCAAGTCCAAGCAGGGTACTCGGGCTCCGACCAGAGTGCCCTGAAGGCGGCCGATAAGATCCCGGCGCTGCCAGGCCAGCCGGAGGGCGTCGACTTCGACCAGTACGGCGGATACGTGACCGTCGACGACAAGAACGGCCGCGCGCTCTTCTACTACTTCGTGGAAGCGCCGCAGGATGCGTCGTCGAAGCCACTCCTCCTGTGGCTTAATGGAG GGCCTGGATGTTCGTCCCTTGGGTTTGGAGCGATGCTAGAACTGGGCCCGTTCCGGGTGAACAACGACAACAAAACGCTCAGCAGGAACAGGCATGCATGGAACGAAG AGGCTAATGTGATATTTTTGGAGTCGCCTGCTGGTGTTGGATTCTCCTACTCAAACACATCCTCTGATTACGATAAGAGCGGGGACTCAAAAACAGCAGAGGACGCCTACATCTTTCTCGTCAACTGGCTCGAGAGATTCCCCGAGTACAAGACCCGTGCCTTCTACATCTCCGGTGAGAGCTACGCCGGTCACTATGTTCCGCAGCTGGCCGCTACCATCCTAAGCCACAACATGTACCACAACAGAACAATAGTAAACCTTCAGGGCATTCTG GTTGGCAACCCATATCTTGATCGTTATAAAAATCTGAAGGGGCGCTTCGAGTATCTGCATAGCCATGGGTTTTTTTCTGATGAGGTTTTGGCCAATGTCACCAGTCACTGCAATTTCAACTCTTCAGATGCTGTAGCATGCTCACGGACAACTGACTGGTTTTACTACGGCCCCGTCGATCCCTACAACGTATACGCTCCCATCTGCATCGACGAACCTGATGGATCCTACCATTCCAGCAGCTAT CTACCAGGGTACAATGCATGTGACTACTATCCTACAGGGACATACCTCAATGATCCTGTGGTGCAAGAAGCTTTTCATGCTAGGAAGACTGAATGGGGTGGCTGCAC AGATCTAGATTGGAAAGATGCGCCAGATTCTATGGTCCCAACTCTCAAATGGCTAATCAAGCATAGGCTGCCCATATGGTTGTTTAG TGGAGATTTCGATGCCATATGCCCACTCACAGCAACAAGGTACACTATCCAAGATCTGAACCTCTCGGTCACAAAGCCATGGCGTCCATGGACAGCAAACATGGAG GTGGGAGGCTATGTTCAACAATACACAGGAGGTTTCACATTTGTTTCAGTGAGGGCCGCTGGGCATATGGTTCCATCTTTCCAACCAGAGAGAGGACTCATACTGCTTCACTATTTCCTCAAAGGGGAGCTCCCACCTTTTACACAAGAATAG